A genomic stretch from Mycobacterium cookii includes:
- a CDS encoding enoyl-CoA hydratase/isomerase family protein: MTFQTIELAVDSGDRIATITLNRPDQLNAFNRTMCEEMAQAWRLVKADDSVNAIVLRAAGSRAFSAGLDVKTPYGQPENIWNHEDPGEALSPKWQKMWKPVVCAVQGMCTAGAFYFINESDVVICSTDATFFDSHVSAGLVCALEPVGLMRRIGLGESLRIALMGNDERVSAETALRIGLVSEVVSPERLWGRAHEIAATIAAKPPSATQGTVKAIWESLDKPYRAALDQGLIYTRLGNPIGTAELAARGGGRAPDPKIR, translated from the coding sequence ATGACTTTCCAGACCATCGAACTCGCGGTGGACAGCGGGGACCGGATTGCCACCATCACATTGAACCGCCCCGATCAACTCAACGCGTTCAACCGAACGATGTGCGAGGAGATGGCGCAGGCGTGGCGACTCGTCAAGGCGGACGACTCCGTCAATGCGATCGTTCTGCGAGCCGCGGGCAGTCGGGCGTTCAGCGCGGGCCTCGACGTCAAGACGCCATACGGTCAGCCCGAAAACATCTGGAATCACGAAGATCCCGGCGAGGCGCTCAGTCCGAAGTGGCAGAAGATGTGGAAGCCGGTGGTGTGCGCCGTGCAAGGCATGTGCACAGCGGGCGCGTTCTACTTCATCAACGAGTCCGATGTCGTCATCTGCTCCACCGACGCCACGTTCTTCGATTCCCATGTATCGGCCGGGCTGGTGTGCGCTCTCGAGCCGGTCGGGTTGATGCGTCGCATCGGCCTGGGTGAATCGCTGCGAATTGCGTTGATGGGCAACGATGAGCGGGTCAGCGCCGAGACGGCACTGCGTATCGGTTTGGTCTCCGAAGTCGTTTCGCCGGAGCGCCTGTGGGGACGCGCGCACGAGATCGCGGCGACCATCGCGGCCAAGCCGCCGTCGGCGACCCAGGGCACGGTGAAGGCAATCTGGGAGTCGTTGGACAAGCCTTACCGCGCCGCGCTGGATCAGGGTCTGATCTATACCCGGCTCGGAAATCCAATCGGCACCGCCGAACTCGCGGCCCGAGGCGGTGGCCGCGCACCGGATCCAAAAATCCGATGA